The window AACAGAACCTGATGCGCCTCTCGCACCTCCATCGAACATGACTCCCGGCCGCCAAGTTTTCCCCACGCTCTGGCTCGCGCGCGACCTTTGTCCCGACGTTGTCGCGCTGGCCGCACTCTGCGCGCTGGTCTGGCTGGCGCGCGTGATTCGCGCTGGCGTCGCCGCGCCCCGACAAACGCCGCGTGTCTCGCGCGCCAGGGCCATGTGGATGGCGGCCATCTCGCCGCCCGTGGTCCTGTTGAGTTGGCTGGTGATCGCCGCCACCATCGAGGCCAATCGCCGCTGGGGCTTTGCCGTGCGTTACCTGCTGATGGCCATGCCGTTTCTTTATCTGCTGGTGGCGCACAGCCTGTTCGTCGCGCTGGGGCTCCGTCGACTCGCGCTCGCGCTGCTGACAATCCTCATCGTGTTCAATCTGTTGAACCAATACGGCGCGTTCTATCCGCCACTCACCAGCGAGCGCTTGATCTGGAATCAAAGCTTCGAAAAAAGCGCCGAGCGCAGCCATGAGTATCTGCGCTTGCATGCAGCGAATATTCAACTGGCTCGCCGCCTGGAATCGTCGCCTGCCGACGTGGTGTTGATCGCCTCGTTCCCTTATCCGCATTACCTCGGTCTGCCGCGACTCGGCTATGTCTCCCGGCCGCTGCGCGGCTACTGCTTCGACATCGGCCGCGGCGTGCCGTCGTTCAAGAACATGGCTCAGTGGAACGAACCCGCCGGCGTCGACCCGATTTTCATCGGCGACCGCTACGGGCGTTTCGCCATTCCCCAGGCCGAGCAGGGCGACGAGATTCTATTCGACGATCAGCAAATCCCCCCGCTGCTCGCCTATCAAAAGCGCTGGCGGCAGTCGCCGCGACAATCGGTGGCTCAAGTGAAAGATTGGGTGCTCACGCGCCAATGGCCCGGCGATTGGCTAGCTCGACAATTGATGGTCCGCACCGATGTGCTCGCCGTGCTCGGAATGGCCGATCGCGCGGTCGAAGAACTGCGCGCCGCGCTGCCGCTGCCAGTGGCGCCGGCGAACAGCATGATCGAACTGCGCCTCGCCAGCCTGCAGCGCGCGCAAGGAGACTCAGCGGCGGCGGCCGCCACCCTGCGCGACCTGTTGCTGCGCGCGCCCGATCTGCTCACGGCGCACGAGCTGTTGACCGAGATCGAGTTCACTCAAGGTGAACACGATGCCGCACTGGCGCGGTTGACTGGGCTGGCCGCGCGACATCCCGATTCCAAGCCCGCCCGAATCGTGCTGGTGCAGACGCTGCTGCGCATGGGGCGCGCGTTGGAAGCGCGCCCCTGGCTCGAACAACTCACTCAGCTCGATCCGAGCGACGGCGCCGTTTGGCTACAGCTAGGCGTCATTTGCGCGGCCAGCGGCGACGCCGCGCCGGCCCGCGTGGCGCTAGAGCGCGCCCTGGCCTTGCCGCTCGACGAGGCCAATCGGCGACTCGCGCGTGAGCATCTCGCCGGGTTGCCACAGCGTTAGAACCAAAAAAACCCATGTGGCAGGTTGCGCCCCGCCACATGGGCCCGGAGTAAGCAAATGCGTTCGGCGCGGATCAGCTCGCGTTGGTCGCCTCAGCGGCCGGCTTCTTGGCCTTGGCCCGCTTGGCTTTGGCGCCCCCTTTGCCCTTCTTGGCCTTGGCCAAAGCGTCGTCGAGCTTCTTCTGCTGCTCGGGGGTCAGCACGTCGCGCATCGCGGCCCGCATCTTGTCACGCGCGGCGGTGAGCTTCGCCTCCAGCTCTTCGATCTGCGGCCGGAACTCGTCTTGGATCTTGTAGATCGCCTCGCGCTGCGAGTCGTCAACCAAATCGCCAAAGTGCGCCGGCAGACGATTACCATCGTTGTCGTCGTTGGCCGCCGCGGCCTTCTTGCCGCTCTTTTTCTCGGCCTTCTCCTCGGCCAATACCGTCGTCGCCAAGCAAATCAACAACGCCACGCACAAACAAGCTGAAATTCGATACTGGCCAATTCGCATGTTGCCGCCCTTGAAATGGGAGAAGTGAGAAAGTGGCGGGGGCGCCCCCGCCACGCGACGTATCGTAATTGCCATCGCGCTGCCATCCAAACTATTGCTTCCCCTTAATGGATGTGGCGGTGGACCAACCGTGGCGCAACAAAAAAAGGTCATGGCAGCCGATCCGTCGTGCTACCATGACCTTTATCCTGAAACGGGAATCGGAATTCCCGCTCTCCCAATACCCGGTACATCGTCCGCGCGCAAGTTGCCGCTTCAGCCGATTTTGCGAGCTATGCTCAACTGGCTGACGGAAAATAACTTACGCCGCGCGCAAGCGACCAGCATCCATCGCGCCCCTTGGCAAGCGGCGCCGGTCGCGAAAAGTCTGACGTCGGCCTGGCCGCCTGGGCAGATTGCCGTCGTGGCTTTATTCCCACTCGCCGCGACTGCAGCTACGCTGCCGCGGCTCGCAAAATCACGACCCAGGTCGCGATTTTGTGAATTGCTTCCTGCAATTCACGCAGCCCGGCGAAAAATTCCCCGGACTGCTACGGCGCGATCATTGGCGCCATCGGCATCGCCGACACCGGCGCCAACGTCCCGTTATAGCCAGCGGCCGTTGAGCTCAATGGATAGGCGAACTCGATCGGCGCAATGTTGTCGGCGAAGCCGCCAAACTGCACCAGCGGCAAACCGCTGCCGCCAGTCGGGCTGTTGAAGACCGGCGGTCGCCCCGTGCCGCGATAGCCCGTCATATAGCGTGGCGGTCCCATAAATGTGACGTCGGTTTGCAAGGGAGGCGTGAACGTGCCGGCCGGATCGCCCGGCACGCCCGTGACCGCCAGCGGCGCGGCGACCAACGGAAAGCTCCGCAACTGTCCGGCCGCCGGATTGCCTCCCATCATCGGCTGCGTCGTGACGATGCCGCGATACCCCACCACGGTGCGATACCCCCTGGGCGCGACATAGGCGCCTGGTCCACCCGGAAACCCATACTGCTGGGCCGACGCGGTCATCGGCAAACACAGAACGGAAACGAGCGCGAGCAACCCAATCGACGGCTTCATATTCTCATTCCGCGGCGCGGCGAGTAGCGATTGCCCTCCCTGGTTCCTTGGCGCGCTCCATCGGCACAACCAGTAAACATGCCCTCATTTTGCCTGCCGAGCAACTCGCGCGGTTTCCGTTCGCGCTCGATTCGCCCACACCTTGCCGGCTGCGGTAGCGTTTGTGAGGATTGAACGGCATCAACTCTCCACGGCAGCCACGATTGTCCGACACCGTCGCCAACCTCGTCGTCTTGACAGCCATGACCGCCATCGGCGGCTTGGCATTGGCGCGCGCCAAACCGCTCATCACCGGCACGACGCTTGTAGCGCCCTGGTGGTGGAACGTCGCCGCGCTACTGGCGCTGGCGACTTGCGCCGCGACGGAACAATTCACTGCGAGTCCCGCGCCGGCGTGGCAGGCGCACCTGGCCTATGCGGCCGCCGCAGTCACCTTCTGCCCTTGGATGGCGGTGCTCGGCGCCAAACGCCCGCAAGACGTCGCCTGGCAGTTCGTTGTCGCCACGCTACTGGTGGTGCTGCTGCTACCTAGCGCCGAGGCGCTGCTCTACCGCCCGCAGTCTCCGCTGGAACTCCATGCGGCGCGGGCTTGGTTTTTGTGGCTGCTGATCGCGCTAGGACTTGCGAACGCGCTGCCCACTCGCGACGCGCTGCGTGGCGCATTGACCGCCGCGGCACAGGTCGTCCTGCTGGCGCCGCAGCTTCCGCTTTTGGAGTCGCAAGCGCAGTCGCCGCTGCTCGCGCTAGCGCTATTCACGCTGGCCTTGTCCGCCTGGCCGCGCACGCTCCGGCGCCGCAGCACCACGCCCGATTGGTCCGCGCTGTGGCGCGAATTTCGCGACGCCTTTGGCGCCATGTGGGCGCTACGCGTCGCCGAGCGCTTTAATGTCGCTGCCCGCATGAACGACTGGCCGGTGAATCTGCGCTGGTCGGGGTTCGTCTCGACCGAGGCGCCGGGCGCCGCGCCGGCCCTTTCGCCCGCCATGCAAACTAACCTTCTCGGCCTGCTGCGGCGCTTTGTTTCGCGCCCCTGGATCGACGCGCGCGCCGATTGCACCAGCTTCACCAGCGACCTAGACTGATCCGCATGTCGACCCTTGAGCCGCGCCCCATCGAACCCTTCTCGCTCGACGCGCTGCGCCATCGACTTTCGGGGCTCGAAAAACTGCTCGAGCTCACGCGCCATCTCGCCGCGAATATCGATCCCGATCTCATCCTCCAGCGCATCGCGCAGGACGCCTGCGACGCCATCGACTGCGATCGCGCCAGCCTCTACCAGTACGATCACGAAGCCGAAGTGCTGATCACCCGCGTCGCCACCGAACTGGAGATTGCCGAGGTCCGCGCCCCATTGGGCCACGGCATCTCGGGCAGCGCGGCGGCCACTGGCCAAATCGTCAACGTCGCCAATGTCGCGGCCGATCCGCGCTGGAATTCGTCGGTCGATGATCGCACCGGCTATCGCACCGAGTCGATCCTCGCCGCGCCGTTGCGCTCTGGCAACGACGGCTCGCTGCTGGGCGTGCTCGAACTGTTCAACAAGCGCGACGGCGCCTTCACCGGCTTCGACGAGGAGCTGCTGCTGGCGTTCTCGCAACATGCCGCCGCGGCCCTTGACCGGCTAAGGCTGATCGAGCAACTGCGCGAGCAGCACGCGGTCGAAACATCGCTCAACGTGGCGCGCGACATCCAGCGCGGCTTCATGCCCAGCCAATTGCCGCATGTCACCGGCTATGAGATGGCCACCTGGTGGTTCCCGAATCAGGCGGTCGGCGGCGACTATTGCGATGTGCTGCGCCTGCCCGACAAGCGCTTGGGGTTGGTCATCGCCGACGTAAGCGGCCACGGCATCGGCCCCAGTCTGCTGATGGCCTCGGTTCGCGCGGCGCTGCGCGCCTTGATCTTGCAGCACAGTTCTCCGGAAGCGCTGTTGGAATTGTTGGGCCGCGCGTTGGCCTGCGATCTGCAAGACGGTCGCTTCATCACCATGGTGCTCGCCGCCATCGATCCGCAAGTCCATGTCCTCGAGTTCGCCAACGCCGGTCACGCGCCGGCCCTTTGTTATCACGCGCACGACGCATCGTTTGAATCGCTCGAATCGACTGGCCTGCCGCTCGGTGTGCTCGACGAAGCCAGCTACTCGCGCAGCAAGCCGATCTCGCTCGCGCCGGGAGACTTGGTGGTGCTTTGCACCGATGGCATTGTCGAGGCCATGAACGAAGAAAACGAACTGTTTGGCCGCCCACGGCTGGAAGGCATCATCCGCGCTCATGCCCAGTCGCCGGTTGAAGAGATCGTGCGCGCCGTGGGGCGAGCTGTCGAAGCTCATTACGTCGGCGAAAGCCCCCCTGACGACCTGACCATTCTGGCCGCGCGGCGCAACGCATAAGCGCGCCGGCGGATGGCTCAAAAGGTCTTGGTCAACGTGCCGCCATCGACCACGATGGTCGCGCCGGTGATGTAGCTGCCCGCATCGCTCGCCAACAGCAGCGCCGGCCCCACCAGTTCGCTCGGATCGCCCCAGCGTCCCAGCGCCGTGCGCGCGGCGAAAGTCGCCTTCTCCTCGGCGGAGAGCAAATTGCCCGGCAGATCAGTGAGAAATGGGCCGGGCGCCAAGCAATTCACAGTCACCCCGTCGGCGCCCACATCCTGGCAACTGGCCTGGGCCATGCCGATCAGCGCCGCCTTGGTGGCGGAATAGGCGTTGCGCCCCTCTTTCGACGCCAGCCCCATGATCGACGAGATATGAATCACCCGGCCCCACTTGCGCTCCCGCATTGCCGGAACCAGCGCCCGCGTCAGCGCCATGCAGCTAGAAAGGTTCAATTCCAGCAGCCGATCCCAGTCGGCATCCGCAATCTGGTCGATCGCTTGCGGGCAGTTGCCTCCCGCGTTGTTGATCAAAATGTCGACGCGGCCAAAGGTCTCAAGGGCCGACTTCGCCAAGCGCTCTGCCTGCTGGCGGTCGGTCATATCAGCGACCAGATACTTGCCCCGCACGCCGAGCCCAGCGGTGATCTCTGCCAGCGCCCGCGCAAGTTCAGATTCGCTGCGACTGGAAATGATCACGTCGGCGCCCGCCTCGGCCAGTCCGCGCGCCATCGCCTTGCCCAGCCCCTTGCTTCCGCCGGTGACCAGCGCCACGCGGCCTGTCAGATCGAACAACTTGGGTAGTTTCATCGCGCCGCCAATGGTGTCCGGTTTTTCAACGACTTCCGAATGGAGAATAATAGACTCTACAAAGCCGTGGCCCGACAACGCGCCAGCCAACTTCCTGACCCGCAAGCCGAACGCAAGAGCCCTTGAGCCGATGACCCAAACGATTCCGATTCCGCAAGTTCTCACCCGCGAGCAGTGCCGGCGCGTCGATCAATTGGCGATGCAAGAGTTTGGCATGTCAGGCTTGGTGCTGATGGAAAACGCCGGCCGCCAGGTCGCCGACCTCATCATGCGACTGGCGCCCACTGGTCCGGTTCTCATCTGTTGCGGCAAAGGCAACAACGCCGGCGACGGTTTTGTGATCGCGCGACATTTGGACCTTCGTGGCGTGGCGACGCGGGTGGCCGTATGGTCCCCACCAGAGCAACTCAGTGGCGATGCAGCGGCGAATTTTCAGATTCTTGCCTTAAGTGGAGTTACCGTCGAACGATTCGAAAAAGTCCACGACGCAAGCCACATGGCCCCCCTAATTGGTAATGCCGCGCTCGTGGTCGACGCGTTGTTGGGCACCGGCGCCGTTGGCGAGCCGCGCGCCCCCTATGACGAAGTGATCGAACAACTCAACGCCAGCGGCAAGCCGATCATTGCCGTCGACCTGCCCAGCGGACTCGATTGCGACACCGGCAAGCCCAGCCGGCACACGATCCGCGCCGCGCATACCTGCACGTTCGTCGCCGCCAAGGCCGGGTTTGCCAATCCACAAGCGGCGCCCTACCTCGGCACGGTACATGTTTGCGACATTGGCGCCCCGCGAGCCGTGTACAAAAAAATTTGACGAGCGTCCCGCGCCATGCGATATTTCATGCGGTCACTGGCGCTGTTTGGTCGATAATGACCGGGCGCGAACCAGTGACGGCCGGCTGATGTCGATCCGTCTGACGTTGGTCGCAGTGTTTCTCTCTGACCCAATTCCCTCACACAGGAGACCGGCGATGCAATCTCTCTCTTGCCATCGTGCGTCGGTCAGCCTGCGCGAATTGGTCGCCTAAGGCAGCGCTAGTCGCTACCTGGCCGCTCTCGGGCAGGCCCCCCTCTCGCACGGATTTCGTGCCTTCGTTTCATGTCCTCGCCCTGTGCTTTCGCGCGATGGTCGTGCGCGAGCCACTTCGTTCGTATTTCGAGAGAGAAAATGAATCACAAAAAGCCCTCGCGGCGACAACTTCTGTCGCTGTGCGCAGAACTTCACGATGATGATGGTCTCGATCCCAAAGACTTTTTTCGATCCCCAACTCACAACCCCAAGAACGATCGCAGAACCCGCCAACTATGCGGCCAAGTCGCGGAGACCCTGAGCCAGGTGCTCAGCGGCGAATGCGCCGATGCCGTGTTGAGCGACCTGCAAGTGGTGGCGGTGCGCCCAGCCCCGGACGCCTCGCAACTGCTGGTCCTGGTGGCGCCGGCGTCGCCCGAAGCGTGTTTCGACTCGCAACTCGCGCAAGCACGTCTGGCCAGCGCCAATGGTTGGTTGCGCGCTGAGGTCGCCGCCGCCATCACCCGCCGCAAGGCGCCGCAACTGCTGTTTCAGTTGGTCAGCGCAAACTACGGGGAGGACCGCTCATGAGCGAACACACCTTGCAAGTGGTGCGGCGCGATTGGCTGACCGAACCTTTGCCGGACGACGTGGCGCAATCGCTCGAACGCCTCGCCCGCGCCGACGACGTTCGCCAGATTGCCGTCATGCCCGACGTGCATTTGTCGGGCGAGGTTTGCGTCGGCGTGGCGGTCGCCACCGAAAGTCTGATTTACCCGGCGGCCGTCGGCAGCGACATTGGCTGTGGCATGGCGGCCATACAGTTCGCCGTCGATGCAGAATTATTGCGCAATCAAAACTCGGCGGGCCAACTCCTGTGCGGACTGTATCGCGCCATTCCGTCCCTCAAACATGCACAGGCCACCGCGCCGCGCGCCTTGCCCGCTCCATTGGCCGCGCGGCCCTTGAGCGCCCCGCGACTGGAGAAAGTCAAACAGCGCGACGGGCTGTGGCAGTACGGCACCTTGGGCCGCGGCAATCACTTTCTGGAGTTTCAGGCCGACGACGAGGACCGCCTGTGGTTGATGATCCACAGTGGTTCGCGGGCGATGGGGCAGGCCATCAGCGGGCATCACTTAAGGACCAGTTCGCCGGCGCCGGCAAAGCGGTTGTTCGGGCTGGACGCCAGCACAGCCGAAGGCGCGGCTTATTTGGCTGATCACGATTGGGCCATCGCGTACGCCGCGCACAATCGCCTGAGCATGATCGAACGGGTAATCGAGTGCCTCGATCGCTCGTTTCAAGTCGCGGCCCTGCCCGACTCGCTCATTCACTGCAACCACAACCACGTCCGGCGGGAGACGCACGGCGGTCAAACGTACTGGGTCCATCGCAAGGGCGCGCTCTCAGCCGCGCTCGACGAACCTGGGCTGATCCCCGGCTCGATGGGCACGGCCAGTTTTCATGTCGCCGGACGTGGGCTTGCCGACGCGCTCGGTTCCAGTTCGCATGGCGCCGGGCGGGCCATGGCGCGGGGCGTCGCCAGTCGCTCCATTTCTGTGGGACGCCTGCAGCGCGAGATGCGCGGCGTATGGTTCGATCAGCGAATCTCCCCTCGTTTGCGCGACGAGGCGCCCTCGGCCTATAAAGACATTCACGGCGTCATGCGGGCGCAGCGCGACCTGACCAGCGTCGTCCGGCAGCTTCGCCCCTTGTTGAGCTACAAAGGGGTCTGAGTCCTTTGACTTCGACAAATGGTCCGCGTGAGCCACCACCCGCTGGTTTCAACTGGCGAGCGCTGTAGAATACAATTCAACTGAGAATTAGTCTCAACTCGCGAGTCGTCCCATTACTCACAATCTGCTGCCGCTGAGTCTGCTCGCCAACGGCCAAATTGCCGTCATTCGCCAGGTGATGGGCACGCCCGAGCATGTCCACCGTCTGCACGAAATGGGATTGCGCGGCGGCGCCGAAATCGAAATGATGCAATCGGGCAGTCCGTGCATTATTCGGCTCGATGGCCACAAACTTTGCTTTCGCGATGACGAAGCCACCCGCGTGCTGGTCGAGATGGGGGCGGTCGCATGATGCGGCTCGCTGAGTTGCCGGTTGGTCAGTCCGCGCGAGTTTGTTCGATAGCCGGCGTCGACGAATTAAGCATTCGCCTGATGGAGATGGGGCTCACGCCGGGCGTCGAAATCCGCGCCGTCGGCAAGGCGCCGCTGGGCGATCCGCTGGAGTTTGAACTACGCGGCTACCGTTTGAGCGTCCGCCGCCAGGAGGCGGGCCGTGTCGAAATTGAACCGTTGACCTGACCCGACTGACGCCACCGCCACAGTCGATACGCTTCGCTACCCGCCGCTGATCCGCCCGAGACCATCATGGCGACAATCGCCGAGACCAAAGATTTCGCCATTCGCCAAGCCACCATCGCGCTGGTCGGCAACCCCAACACCGGCAAGTCCACCCTTTTTGGCGCGCTGGCCGGCATACGGCAGCGCGTGGGCAACTACCCTGGCGTCACCGTCGAAAAAAAGCTCGGACAAATGAACCATGCCGGGCGGAAGTTTCAATTGATCGATCTGCCGGGCACCTACAGCCTGGCGCCGCGCTCGCTCGACGAAATGGTGGCGGTCGATGTGCTGCTCGGCCGCCGCGGCGACGTGTCGCCCGTCGACGCCGTGATCTGCATTGTCGACGCCAGTAATCTGGAGCGCAATCTCTACCTCGTCAGCCAGGTGTTGGCGATGGGATTGCCGACCGTCATCGCGCTCAACATGATGGATGTGGCGCGTACGCGCGGGCTAGCGATCGATGTCGATCGCCTGTCGCGACAGTTGGGCGTGACCGTCGTGCCAATCGAGGCGCATCGGCGGCGCGGTTTGGACGATCTGAAGCAAGCGGTGCTGGCGGCCTTGGATCAACCGGTCGCTGGCCGCCCCTCGCCGTTTCCCGAGCAGTTCGAATCCGAAGTCGACGCGCTAGCCGCGCTCTCTTCGACAACGGCCGCCGCGCCGCGCTATCTCACGGAGCGTTTGCTCCTCGACACCACCGGCTACCTGGCCCATGAGTTGACTCATGGCGATCAGCGCGCCGCTGGGCAGATCGCCGCGGCAAGGCAGCGCCTGGCCGATGCGGGGCTTCCCGTGCCCGCGGTCGAAGCGATGGCTCGCTATGGCTGGGTCGCCCAAACACTGGCGGGGGTCGTCTCGCGCCCCAGTCAACGCCCCGTCACGCTCTCGGACCGCATTGACCGTGTGCTTACGCATCGGGTGTGGGGCACGCTCTTTTTCGCGCTGGTCATGCTGGCCATGTTTCAATCAGTGTTTGTCTGGGCCGGTCCTGCCATGGACTGGATCGATGGCCTGATGGGCGCCGCGGGCGAGATGATCGGCGCCTGGCTCCCAGAGGGACCGCTGCGCAGCCTCTTGATCGACGGTGTGATCGGCGGGTTCGGCAGCGTGCTGGTGTTTTTGCCGCAGATCTTCATTCTGTTCTTCTTCATCTCGGTGCTGGAAGATTGTGGCTACATGGCCCGCGCGGCCTTTCTGATGGACAAGCTCATGTCGCGCGTCGGATTGAGCGGCAAATCGTTCATTCCGCTCCTTTCATCATTCGCTTGCGCCGTGCCGGGGGTGATGGCCACGCGCGTCATCGAGAATCGGCGTGATCGCTTGACGACCATCCTGGTCGCGCCGCTGATGAGTTGCAGCGCGCGGCTGCCCGTCTATACCGTCTTGATCGCCGCATTTATCCCGGACCGCGCCTGGCTGGCGGGCGTGCTGAGTCTGCAAGGACTGACGCTCACCGCAATGTATCTGTTGGGGATTGTCGTCGCGGTCGGCATGGCCATCCTCCTCAAGCGTTCGCTGCTCAAGGGCCCCACTCCTCCCTTTGTTATGGAGCTTCCCAGCTACAAGCTGCCGTCTCCCGGCACGGTGCTGCACCGCATGGCCGATCGGGGTTGGGCCTTCGTGCGGCGAGCCGGCACCTTGATCGTGGCGGTCTCCATCGTGGTTTGGGCGCTGCTCTATTTTCCGCGCAGCGAAGCGGTCACCCAACCGCTGGCTGATCGACTCGCCGCCACAAAAGCTGAAATGAACTTGCCCGACCTGACCACCGAACAGCTTACGCACCTGCGCGCCGAGGCCGCCGCGCTCGATCGCGAATTCTCCGGCATTCAACAGCGCCAAAGCTACCTGGGGCGGATGGGCAGATTCATCGAACCGGTCGTGCGCCCGCTGGGTTGGGACTGGCGGATTGGCTGCGCGGTGATCGCGTCGTTTCCGGCTCGCGAGGTGGTCGTGGCCACGCTGGGCGTCATCTACAATCTGGGGAGCGAGTTGGACGTGGCAGCCGACGCCGATCGCACCCAACTGGCCGCCGCCTTGCAACAAGCCAAGTGGGACGACAGCGAGCGGCCGGTCTACAATGTGCCGGTGGCGCTTTCGATCATGGTGTTCTTCGCTCTGTGCGCGCAGTGCGCGGCGACCTTGGCAGTGATCCGTCGCGAAACCAATAGTTGGTTTTGGCCCACGTTCACGTTCGTTTACATGACCAGCCTGGCCTATCTGGCGGCGCTGGTCACCTATCAGGTAGGCATCCGACTGGCGAGCTAGCGCGATGAATCTCGATCCGCAAACCGGGGCCGCGCTCGGCATGGTCGCCGTGGCGACTGCCTACCTGGCTCGTCGCGGTTGGCAGGCAATCGCCCAGCGCAAGGGTTGCGGCGCCTGCGGGACGTGTCCGATGGAGTCGAGCAATGCGCCGACGCTCGTTTCGCTCGACACCGCTCGCCCCTCGAAACAACCGCCCGGCAAATAAAAGAGCCCCGAGAATCGCTTCCCGGGGCTCACTTAAGCTGTTCCAATTTGTTCGCGCGACCGGATCAGCTTCCCGATTTCAGCGCGGTCGAACCGGTCTCCGGCGTGCGGGCCCGCGGCGCCGTCGAATCGGCGCCAATCGGGCGCGTCACCTGGGCGAAGGCGGCGCACTCGGTGATGACTGCGTCTCCCAAGTTGGTCTTGATGACGATCTTTTGCGTCACCTTGCCCGGCTCATCGCCAGCGATGAACGTCACCGGAATCATATGCACTGGCTTCTCGACTTCGCTGTTCACTTTGAACGTGAAGCAATCGCTGCCGCATTCCACACCCAGCACCTTGAAGGGCTTCTTGCCGCGCACGATCAGTTGCTTGGTCACCTTCTGTCCTGGCTCCAGCACTCCCAAGAACAGCGAGGCGGGGCTCACCGACACCGGCGCCACCACTTGCCCTTCAATGTCCACCGGCAATTCGGTCTCGCGCCGATCGTTGGTGACCAGGATGAGTTGCTCTTTCACAAAGCCAGTCGGCGCGTCGGGCGACATGCGCACCACCAGGTCGTACGCCACGTTGCCCCCCTCGCGGCGGCGTTCCACCGCTTCGGCGGTCACATAAGGACTGGGCGATTTGATGCCCGTGATCTTCCAATCGCCGCGGCCGGCGTACTCAATCTCGATGCGCTCCTCCGCTGGCGAACCGACATCGACCGAGCCAAAGGCGACTCCTGCGGGATGCAGCACGACATCGGTGCGGATGTAGCCCGACACCTTGAGTTGCACCTCGGCGTAAAACGGCTTGTCGAAGGTGACCGTGATGGTCGCGCCGCGCTGACCCGTGAAGGCCCGTGTGTTGAAGGTGGCGATGACGTCGCCCGTCTCGTAGGTCTTGAGCGTGTCTTTATTGAACTCCGGGGTGGTGCATCCGCAACTCGAACGCACGGAGGCAATATGCACGTCTTCCTTGTACGGATTGGTCAGCTTGAACCGATGCTGAACCGTGCTCCCCCGGGCCACGCCCAAAAAATCGTGCGTGGTGTGGTCGAACATCTTGCGCGCCCATTCCTGGGCCGCGGCGTTGCTCGCCAGGAGCAACAAAATTGTGAACGTTGCGCTTGCGCGTCGCATGGCTCTAGTCCCCGCCGGAAGGCACCGCGACGCTCCATCGAGCGGTGCAGACCAAATCGAATGTAGTTTCTTCAGTTGCGGCCTGTCCCGTCAGGGCCGCGCGAGGTCGCCAGGCTCATCATAACCGGAAAGGGCCACATAGTTCGCCTAGTACTCGCGTCTGCACTTAAAATGATGTTTCGGCCAAGGTCTGCCTCAGACTACAGAAACTTGTTTTACGAATTCGGTGTAACGTCAGTGCGTTCAAAGCCTTAAATGCACAGAGTTTGGAGAACTCCGTGGCTTCCGTATTTTAAGAAATGTCCTACTTCAGCGATGTGCGCGATTGTCCCCAGCAAACGGCCCACC is drawn from Pirellulales bacterium and contains these coding sequences:
- a CDS encoding DUF1573 domain-containing protein; the protein is MRRASATFTILLLLASNAAAQEWARKMFDHTTHDFLGVARGSTVQHRFKLTNPYKEDVHIASVRSSCGCTTPEFNKDTLKTYETGDVIATFNTRAFTGQRGATITVTFDKPFYAEVQLKVSGYIRTDVVLHPAGVAFGSVDVGSPAEERIEIEYAGRGDWKITGIKSPSPYVTAEAVERRREGGNVAYDLVVRMSPDAPTGFVKEQLILVTNDRRETELPVDIEGQVVAPVSVSPASLFLGVLEPGQKVTKQLIVRGKKPFKVLGVECGSDCFTFKVNSEVEKPVHMIPVTFIAGDEPGKVTQKIVIKTNLGDAVITECAAFAQVTRPIGADSTAPRARTPETGSTALKSGS
- the feoB gene encoding ferrous iron transport protein B, translating into MATIAETKDFAIRQATIALVGNPNTGKSTLFGALAGIRQRVGNYPGVTVEKKLGQMNHAGRKFQLIDLPGTYSLAPRSLDEMVAVDVLLGRRGDVSPVDAVICIVDASNLERNLYLVSQVLAMGLPTVIALNMMDVARTRGLAIDVDRLSRQLGVTVVPIEAHRRRGLDDLKQAVLAALDQPVAGRPSPFPEQFESEVDALAALSSTTAAAPRYLTERLLLDTTGYLAHELTHGDQRAAGQIAAARQRLADAGLPVPAVEAMARYGWVAQTLAGVVSRPSQRPVTLSDRIDRVLTHRVWGTLFFALVMLAMFQSVFVWAGPAMDWIDGLMGAAGEMIGAWLPEGPLRSLLIDGVIGGFGSVLVFLPQIFILFFFISVLEDCGYMARAAFLMDKLMSRVGLSGKSFIPLLSSFACAVPGVMATRVIENRRDRLTTILVAPLMSCSARLPVYTVLIAAFIPDRAWLAGVLSLQGLTLTAMYLLGIVVAVGMAILLKRSLLKGPTPPFVMELPSYKLPSPGTVLHRMADRGWAFVRRAGTLIVAVSIVVWALLYFPRSEAVTQPLADRLAATKAEMNLPDLTTEQLTHLRAEAAALDREFSGIQQRQSYLGRMGRFIEPVVRPLGWDWRIGCAVIASFPAREVVVATLGVIYNLGSELDVAADADRTQLAAALQQAKWDDSERPVYNVPVALSIMVFFALCAQCAATLAVIRRETNSWFWPTFTFVYMTSLAYLAALVTYQVGIRLAS